Proteins found in one Paenibacillus dendritiformis genomic segment:
- a CDS encoding extracellular solute-binding protein encodes MHRQWRKKRVSLFIMVMVLALLASACGGGSEGEQAPSDNQSGGSDDKPVKLSMFIASRATDEMYSNETLVWKEIGKKFNVEFEFITGDAKTMRDKFPLMISSNEYPDIIADAPASFNKYGPQGVFIPLNDLIKDKPNLQKYVVDDKIAKSQIVNADGNIYSVPMLSAVRTSEGPLIRQDWLDRLNLPVPETIDDWYNTLKAFKEQDANGNGDPNDEVPFATAGTFYLNFADAWGIDLNEDGRWMEENGKMIYTPIDPRAKEFLTTMNKWYSEGLLDKELLSRQDKDYTSMVFNDKVGATNHWIGYVAGFNSRPEVEKIKGFNFQVTPPPVMNKGDKPLTSRQQQIVVPVAWGISSQNKHVDKTMEIFEYAYSDEGQLLFNFGIEGDSYTKEADGTLKYTDKIMQNPDGAAKALHRIGAQPWIGFRQDPRYEIASAVSEDAAKQLFYYVEQDYFRDPAPALKYSEDDFETSTELKTQIDTYVNEMISKFIIGQEPLSKFDEFTAKVKSMRFDELEAIQSKAYEANKELMK; translated from the coding sequence ATGCACAGACAATGGAGAAAGAAAAGGGTATCTTTATTCATCATGGTGATGGTCCTGGCTCTTCTGGCATCGGCCTGCGGGGGAGGGTCCGAAGGAGAACAAGCGCCGTCGGACAATCAGAGCGGCGGTTCTGATGACAAGCCGGTGAAGCTGTCGATGTTCATTGCAAGCCGGGCTACGGATGAAATGTACTCCAATGAGACGTTGGTATGGAAGGAAATCGGGAAGAAGTTCAATGTTGAATTTGAGTTTATTACCGGTGACGCCAAGACGATGCGCGACAAATTTCCGCTTATGATTTCTTCCAATGAGTATCCGGACATTATTGCGGATGCGCCTGCCAGCTTCAACAAGTACGGCCCGCAGGGCGTGTTCATCCCGCTTAACGATCTGATCAAGGATAAGCCGAATCTGCAAAAATATGTAGTCGATGATAAAATTGCCAAGTCCCAGATCGTCAATGCGGACGGCAATATCTATTCGGTTCCGATGCTGTCCGCGGTTCGGACATCGGAAGGCCCGCTGATTCGGCAGGATTGGCTCGATCGTCTGAACTTGCCGGTTCCAGAAACGATCGACGACTGGTATAATACGTTAAAAGCGTTCAAGGAGCAAGACGCCAATGGCAACGGGGATCCGAATGATGAAGTGCCGTTTGCTACGGCTGGCACCTTTTATTTGAACTTTGCCGATGCCTGGGGCATTGACTTGAACGAGGATGGCCGCTGGATGGAGGAGAATGGCAAGATGATTTATACGCCAATCGATCCGCGCGCCAAGGAATTTTTGACGACAATGAATAAATGGTATAGCGAAGGCTTGTTGGATAAAGAGCTTCTGTCCAGACAGGATAAGGATTATACTTCGATGGTGTTCAATGATAAGGTTGGCGCCACCAATCACTGGATCGGATATGTGGCCGGCTTTAATTCCAGGCCGGAAGTGGAGAAGATCAAGGGCTTTAATTTCCAGGTTACGCCGCCACCTGTAATGAACAAAGGCGATAAGCCGCTCACGAGCAGACAGCAGCAAATCGTGGTGCCGGTCGCTTGGGGCATCAGCAGCCAGAACAAACATGTCGACAAAACGATGGAAATATTCGAGTATGCTTACAGCGATGAAGGCCAGCTGCTGTTCAACTTCGGTATTGAGGGCGATAGCTATACGAAGGAAGCGGATGGAACGCTCAAATATACCGACAAGATTATGCAAAATCCGGACGGAGCGGCCAAGGCGCTGCACCGAATCGGTGCGCAGCCGTGGATTGGCTTCCGCCAAGACCCGCGTTATGAGATCGCTTCCGCGGTCAGCGAGGACGCGGCCAAGCAGCTGTTCTACTATGTTGAGCAGGATTATTTCCGCGATCCGGCGCCTGCCCTGAAGTATAGCGAGGACGACTTTGAGACCAGCACCGAGCTCAAAACGCAGATCGATACGTATGTCAACGAGATGATCAGCAAGTTTATTATCGGACAGGAGCCGCTGTCCAAGTTCGATGAATTTACGGCGAAAGTAAAGTCGATGCGCTTTGACGAGCTGGAGGCGATCCAGAGCAAAGCGTATGAGGCGAACAAAGAATTAATGAAGTAA
- a CDS encoding carbohydrate ABC transporter permease yields the protein MLKTKKRVDASDALYFAFIYLFIIVTCIVMLYPFIYILSVSISDTDSVMRNEVLLWPKGLNWSAYETVLSYKGMIVAYGNTIFYTVAGTFLSLLLTTMAAYPLSRKNWKMRNFAAMFLAIPLWFGGGMIPFYMVMRDLHLLNTRTGILLYAALSTFYIIIVRTYFESLPKEIEESAKIDGASDIRIFLQIALPLSKPVLAAIGLYYAVGKWNSFFWELILLSKESLMPVQVLLVRIIRDSTFDKEMEAALVHSSGVLPITIQYAAIVVTALPIIMAYPFLQKYFVKGVMIGAVKS from the coding sequence ATGCTTAAGACCAAAAAAAGAGTGGACGCCAGCGATGCCCTTTATTTTGCATTCATCTATCTGTTTATTATCGTCACTTGTATCGTGATGCTCTACCCGTTTATTTATATCCTGTCCGTCTCTATCAGCGATACCGACAGCGTGATGCGCAATGAAGTGCTTCTGTGGCCCAAAGGACTGAATTGGTCCGCTTATGAGACGGTGTTGAGCTACAAGGGAATGATCGTGGCCTATGGCAATACGATTTTTTACACGGTGGCGGGCACCTTTCTGAGCTTGCTGCTGACGACGATGGCCGCCTATCCGCTGTCTCGGAAAAACTGGAAGATGCGCAATTTTGCGGCCATGTTCCTGGCGATTCCATTATGGTTCGGCGGCGGAATGATTCCGTTCTATATGGTGATGCGAGATCTGCATTTGCTCAATACGCGCACCGGGATTTTGCTGTACGCCGCGCTGTCTACGTTCTATATCATCATCGTGCGGACATACTTCGAGAGTCTGCCGAAGGAGATTGAGGAATCGGCGAAGATTGACGGGGCCAGCGATATCCGAATATTTCTGCAAATCGCCCTGCCTCTGTCGAAGCCGGTGCTGGCGGCCATTGGTTTGTATTATGCGGTCGGCAAATGGAACTCCTTCTTCTGGGAGCTGATCCTGTTGAGCAAGGAATCGCTGATGCCGGTTCAGGTGCTGTTAGTCCGGATTATCCGGGACAGCACGTTCGATAAGGAAATGGAGGCGGCGCTCGTACATAGCTCCGGCGTGCTGCCGATTACGATTCAATATGCGGCTATCGTGGTGACGGCTCTGCCGATTATTATGGCGTATCCGTTTCTGCAAAAGTATTTCGTGAAAGGGGTGATGATCGGCGCCGTAAAAAGCTAA
- a CDS encoding ABC transporter permease produces the protein MASSESTVRQMDTKHNMKSRLQLWAKEIVYNKWLYLMFLPVFIWYFIFAYWPMHGLLMAFQKYNVVKGITGSDWVGLKYFKQFLEDPHFYRLIKNTLLLNIYSLIFGFPVPIILALCFNEIRNLMVKKITQTISYLPYFISTVVVCGMALTFLSPSTGVVNIILNKLGMESIFFFQDPAYFRTIYVLLGIWQGAGFSAIIYIAALSGISPELYEAAKIDGAGRWSQLRYITFPSLVPTIIIMLLLNLGTILTADFGKILLLYNPTIYETADVLNTYVYRKGLIDNNYSYATAVGLFQAVIGFVLVYVANYLSKKANQTSLW, from the coding sequence ATGGCTAGCTCAGAATCGACTGTACGTCAGATGGACACGAAGCACAACATGAAGTCCCGGCTTCAGTTATGGGCCAAAGAAATCGTGTATAACAAATGGCTCTACCTTATGTTTTTGCCTGTGTTTATATGGTACTTCATCTTTGCCTACTGGCCGATGCATGGCTTGTTAATGGCATTTCAGAAGTACAACGTGGTGAAGGGGATTACAGGAAGCGATTGGGTAGGTTTGAAGTATTTCAAACAATTTTTGGAGGATCCTCACTTTTACCGGCTGATCAAAAATACGCTCCTGCTCAATATTTACAGCTTGATTTTCGGTTTTCCGGTACCGATTATATTGGCCCTTTGCTTTAACGAAATCCGCAATCTGATGGTCAAAAAAATTACGCAGACGATCAGTTATTTGCCTTATTTCATTTCTACGGTCGTCGTGTGCGGGATGGCTCTCACCTTCCTGTCGCCAAGCACAGGAGTTGTCAACATTATTCTGAACAAACTCGGGATGGAGAGCATCTTCTTCTTCCAGGACCCGGCGTATTTCAGAACGATTTATGTGCTGCTGGGGATTTGGCAGGGGGCCGGATTTTCCGCCATTATTTATATCGCCGCCCTCTCGGGCATCAGTCCCGAGCTATATGAAGCAGCCAAGATCGATGGGGCAGGGAGATGGAGCCAGCTCCGGTATATTACCTTTCCCAGCCTGGTCCCGACGATTATCATTATGCTGCTGTTAAATCTGGGAACCATTTTAACGGCCGATTTTGGCAAAATCCTGCTTTTGTACAATCCGACCATTTATGAGACCGCGGACGTGCTGAATACTTACGTGTACCGCAAAGGCCTCATTGACAACAACTACAGCTATGCCACCGCGGTGGGGCTGTTCCAGGCCGTAATCGGCTTCGTCCTGGTATATGTGGCCAATTACTTGAGCAAAAAGGCAAACCAGACTTCGCTTTGGTAA
- a CDS encoding DUF6179 domain-containing protein, with translation MGSDNLNEKRELIVQGAIRKSRLQRNQYTISLMNEGLRTGMLTSQEIMRIQHAFMQILQELIEKYTQGASTSVTTETAESILTSIMYAADAYLISFEEPEKAITYLNTVDVRQIYGRGVEKVSQCFAETKQLYKEISANKLEVPVDAYNLTIDESLPVFLRKYGIIFDAHNTMASIDYPLAIDDMRLQGVFYIKQYLERLKLETEFCAMFEPQQLLDLLVHFGRECRLNYRIELFNIYELMLNNAIFSLLSGGDADDIRISGNQYARLEQQFMSLTEAHIRSVISGAMERLQREMPIHSRLKEYMDGCKEDLVQRVANAAKHSSLRTVIITEREAEAKSIVISFNEEDKMSDVQLRRRLHEIMTCERKEDKVKLILSSFQSFHDYLDMLESGCLYGDEYDALFLAFGDMELAILATIVFYEEVRSMPPDLLSFLLLEKEYSLEWQLQLVQCLRGMSRERLQAVEKYMGEMDYEPIKFY, from the coding sequence TTGGGATCAGACAATCTAAATGAGAAGCGCGAGTTGATCGTTCAGGGCGCCATTCGCAAATCTCGGCTGCAGCGAAATCAGTATACGATCTCTTTAATGAACGAAGGCTTGCGGACGGGGATGCTGACGAGCCAGGAAATCATGCGCATTCAGCATGCGTTCATGCAGATTCTGCAGGAGCTGATTGAGAAATATACCCAGGGTGCAAGCACCTCGGTCACCACGGAAACAGCAGAGAGCATCCTGACCTCCATCATGTATGCGGCAGACGCTTATCTGATCAGCTTCGAGGAACCGGAGAAGGCGATCACGTATCTCAACACGGTTGATGTTCGCCAAATCTACGGAAGAGGCGTGGAAAAGGTCAGTCAATGCTTTGCAGAGACCAAGCAGCTATATAAGGAAATCAGTGCGAATAAGCTGGAGGTTCCGGTTGATGCCTATAACCTGACCATCGATGAGTCCCTGCCTGTCTTTCTCCGGAAATACGGCATCATCTTCGATGCCCACAACACGATGGCCAGTATCGATTACCCGCTGGCTATCGATGACATGCGGCTTCAGGGCGTTTTCTATATCAAGCAGTATTTGGAACGGCTGAAGCTGGAGACCGAGTTCTGCGCTATGTTCGAACCGCAGCAGCTGTTGGATTTGCTGGTCCACTTCGGCAGGGAATGCAGGTTGAACTACCGGATCGAGCTGTTCAATATTTATGAGCTCATGCTGAATAATGCGATATTCTCGCTATTATCCGGGGGAGATGCAGATGATATCAGGATTTCCGGGAATCAATATGCACGGCTGGAACAGCAATTCATGAGCCTCACGGAAGCGCACATTCGATCCGTCATCTCCGGTGCGATGGAAAGGCTTCAGCGTGAAATGCCGATTCATTCGCGATTGAAGGAGTATATGGACGGATGCAAGGAAGACCTCGTTCAGCGAGTGGCGAACGCCGCCAAGCACAGCAGCTTGCGGACGGTTATTATTACCGAGAGGGAGGCGGAAGCGAAGTCCATCGTCATTTCCTTCAACGAAGAGGACAAAATGAGCGATGTCCAATTAAGAAGACGGCTGCATGAGATCATGACATGCGAGAGGAAGGAGGACAAAGTCAAGCTGATCTTGTCCAGCTTCCAATCCTTCCATGACTACCTCGATATGCTTGAATCCGGCTGCTTGTATGGGGATGAATATGATGCCCTCTTCCTGGCGTTTGGCGATATGGAGCTGGCTATTCTGGCGACCATCGTGTTCTATGAAGAGGTACGGAGCATGCCTCCGGATTTGCTGTCTTTTCTGTTGTTAGAGAAGGAGTATTCGCTGGAGTGGCAGCTCCAATTGGTTCAATGTCTGCGGGGGATGAGCCGGGAGCGGCTGCAAGCCGTTGAGAAGTACATGGGGGAGATGGACTATGAACCAATAAAATTCTATTGA